From the Malus domestica chromosome 17, GDT2T_hap1 genome, one window contains:
- the LOC103405377 gene encoding uncharacterized membrane protein At1g16860-like, protein MGSRFPSHQLSNGLYVSGRPEQPKERAPTMGSTAMPYTGGDIKKSGELGKMFDIPMDGSKSRKSGQLTSAPSRTGSFGGAASHSGPIMPNAAARASYTTSGPVSSGGMTGSVSIKKTNSGPLNKHGEPLKKSSGPQSGGVTRQNSGHIPPVLPTTGLITSGPISSGPLNSSGAPRKVSGPLESMGSMKLQGSSVNNPAVTTLGQDEFSFRRNFPKTILWSVVLIFVMGFIAGCFILGAVHNAILLAVVGILFAGVAALFTWNSCWGRNAIVNFISRYPDAELRTAKNGQYMKVSGVVTCGNVPLESSFHRVPRCVYTSTSLYEYRGWGSKPANPTHRRFTWGLRSSERHVADFYISDFQSGLRALVKTGYGARVTPYVDESVIIDVNTENKDMSPDFLRWLAERNLSSDDRTMRLKEGYIKEGSTVSVMGVVQRNDNVLMIVPPPEPLTTGCQWSNCIFPASLEGVVLRCEDSSKNDVIPV, encoded by the exons ATGGGTTCCAGATTCCCATCTCATCAGCTCAGCAATGGTCTCTATGTATCAGGTAGGCCTGAGCAGCCAAAAGAAAGGGCCCCTACGATGGGCTCAACTGCTATGCCCTATACTGGTGGTGACATCAAGAAGTCAGGAGAGCTGGGGAAAATGTTTGACATCCCTATGGATGGGTCCAAGTCTAGGAAATCCGGGCAATTGACCAGTGCTCCTTCAAGGACCGGATCATTTGGAGGTGCAGCTTCACATTCAGGTCCTATCATGCCTAATGCTGCAGCTCGGGCAAGCTATACAACATCAGGTCCTGTATCATCTGGAGGCATGACAGGTTCTGTTTCAATAAAGAAGACTAATTCCGGGCCACTCAACAAGCATGGTGAAccattgaagaagtcttctggcCCTCAATCTGGTGGAGTGACACGTCAAAACTCTGGCCATATTCCACCTGTTCTTCCCACAACAGGACTTATCACATCTGGTCCCATTTCTTCAGGTCCTCTAAATTCCTCGGGAGCCCCTAGAAAGGTATCTGGACCTTTAGAGTCTATGGGATCAATGAAATTACAAGGTTCCTCAGTTAACAATCCAGCAGTGACTACTCTTGGCCAAGATGAGTTTTCTTTCAGGAGGAACTTCCCAAAGACAATATTATGGTCTGTGGTACTGATATTTGTGATGGGGTTCATAGCTGGTTGTTTTATTCTTGGAGCAGTCCACAATGCCATACTCCTTGCTGTTGTGGGGATTCTTTTCGCTGGAGTTGCTGCTTTGTTCACATGGAATTCTTGTTGGGGAAGAAACGCTATCGTAAATTTCATTTCTCGGTATCCTGATGCTGAGCTCAGAACTGCAAAGAATGGGCAATACATGAAAGTCTCTGGG GTGGTTACCTGTGGTAACGTTCCCCTTGAGTCATCCTTCCACAGAGTTCCCAGATGTGTTTACACATCTACGAGTTTATATGAGTACCGAGGATGGGGTTCCAAACCAGCAAACCCTACACATCGTCGATTTACATGGGGACTTAGATCATCAGAG AGGCATGTAGCGGACTTCTACATCTCTGATTTCCAGTCTGGTTTGAGAGCGTTAGTTAAGACCGGCTATGGAGCAAGAGTTACTCCTTACGTTGATGAGTCCGTCATTATTGATGTTAACACAGAGAACAAAGACATGTCTCCGGACTTTCTCAGGTGGTTGGCAGAGCGGAATCTTTCAAGTGATGACCGTACAATGCGATTGAAAGAAGG gtacatCAAGGAAGGTAGCACGGTAAGTGTGATGGGAGTTGTCCAGAGAAATGACAATGTGCTTATGATCGTCCCTCCACCTGAGCCATTGACAACTGGATGCCAGTGGAGCAATTGTATTTTTCCAGCTAGCCTTGAGGGGGTGGTTTTGAGATGCGAAGACTCCTCGAAAAACGATGTAATACCAGTTTAG
- the LOC103405381 gene encoding uncharacterized protein, whose product MARSSISQTLTLTRHLSPKSSPSSSRLITLRAQSTLPFHHDPPTDSSADSPSDPLLRKLEDAIHRIIVRRSAPDWLPFLPGASYWVPPPRSRSHGLAQLVDKLANPLSEEETMSMSTVRGWPSSAYFIEGTSPQLMEPVVVFQSSDDVSNPQPMETADQISNNVSKSEDEEG is encoded by the exons ATGGCAAGGTCGTCAATTTCTCAAACCCTTACCCTAACCCGCCACCTCTCGCCCAAATCATCGCCGTCCTCCTCCCGCCTCATAACCCTGCGCGCCCAATCCACCCTCCCTTTTCACCATGATCCACCAACCGACTCCTCCGCCGACTCGCCTTCTGATCCCCTTCTGCGCAAGCTCGAGGACGCCATCCACCGGATCATCGTCCGCCGATCCGCGCCCGATTGGCTCCCCTTTTTGCCCGGCGCCTCCTACTGGGTCCCTCCTCCACGGTCGAGATCGCACGGCCTGGCTCAGCTGGTCGATAAGTTGGCCAACCCTTTGAGTGAGGAGGAGACCATGTCTATGAGCACCGTTAGAGGGTGGCCTTCTTCTGCTTATTTTATCGAAG GTACATCTCCACAACTGATGGAGCCTGTGGTTGTGTTTCAGAGTTCTGATGATGTGTCCAATCCCCAACCGATGGAGACCGCGGATCAAATTTCTAACAATGTGTCCAAGTCCGAGGATGAGGAGGGATGA